Proteins encoded by one window of Erythrobacter sp.:
- a CDS encoding divalent-cation tolerance protein CutA, producing MSEAAEAALIWCPFGDEASAHAAAVTLVEERLVACANVLPCVTSIYRWQGEVMQGREIGVLFKTTALLLGEASERLAQLHPYDAPAIVGWQADRAPQVTLDWLVGQTRQGSRE from the coding sequence ATGAGCGAGGCTGCCGAGGCAGCGCTGATCTGGTGCCCCTTCGGCGATGAAGCCAGCGCGCACGCCGCGGCGGTCACTCTGGTCGAGGAAAGGCTGGTCGCCTGCGCCAATGTGTTGCCCTGTGTCACCTCGATCTATCGCTGGCAGGGCGAAGTGATGCAGGGGCGCGAAATTGGCGTACTGTTCAAGACCACTGCCTTGCTGCTAGGGGAAGCGAGCGAGCGGCTGGCGCAATTGCATCCCTACGACGCCCCCGCGATTGTCGGCTGGCAGGCCGACCGGGCACCGCAAGTGACGCTGGACTGGCTGGTGGGGCAGACACGGCAGGGGAGCCGGGAATGA
- a CDS encoding COX15/CtaA family protein codes for MVANVSSFDETPRSQGIPRPLALANWLFAVAALVLVMVAVGGITRLTESGLSITEWKPVTGALPPLSDAAWQAEFDLYKATGEYRNVTGPAGMDLAAFKFIYLWEWFHRLLGRLLGLAFALPLAWFWMKQAIPTGYKPRLVALLALGGMQGAFGWFMVRSGLGGEMTDVSHFWLSIHLLTALFTLAGLIWTALDLRQLAAGNARSAGVTGLVGWVGAVLFVQLLLGAWVAGLNAGLASDSWPLMQGQLVPEVSWARGVLWTFLHDPFWLHFLHRWWAWVAVAALVVMARKLRPLDRRASVAIHSAFGVQIILGIATVMTGVELWIAVAHQLVGALLVASFAWGSHVLGRRA; via the coding sequence ATGGTCGCAAATGTATCATCCTTCGACGAGACGCCACGCAGCCAGGGCATTCCCCGTCCGCTGGCGCTCGCCAACTGGCTGTTCGCGGTCGCCGCGCTGGTGCTGGTGATGGTCGCGGTGGGCGGAATCACCCGGCTGACCGAGAGTGGACTGTCGATCACCGAATGGAAACCCGTCACCGGCGCATTGCCACCCTTGAGCGACGCTGCATGGCAGGCCGAGTTCGATCTGTACAAGGCCACCGGCGAATACCGCAATGTCACCGGCCCGGCGGGTATGGACCTTGCGGCGTTCAAGTTCATCTACCTCTGGGAGTGGTTCCACCGCCTGCTCGGGCGGCTGCTGGGGTTGGCCTTCGCGCTGCCGCTGGCATGGTTCTGGATGAAGCAGGCGATCCCCACCGGCTACAAGCCGCGCCTTGTTGCGCTGCTGGCGCTGGGCGGGATGCAGGGCGCGTTCGGCTGGTTCATGGTCCGCTCCGGGCTGGGCGGCGAAATGACCGATGTCTCGCACTTCTGGCTCTCGATCCACCTGCTCACCGCGCTGTTCACGCTGGCAGGGCTGATCTGGACCGCGCTCGACCTGCGACAGCTGGCCGCCGGCAATGCGCGTTCGGCGGGAGTGACCGGATTGGTCGGCTGGGTCGGGGCAGTGCTGTTCGTCCAACTTCTGCTCGGCGCCTGGGTCGCGGGCCTCAATGCGGGGTTGGCGTCGGACTCGTGGCCGCTGATGCAGGGGCAATTGGTGCCCGAAGTGAGCTGGGCGCGCGGAGTCCTGTGGACTTTCCTGCACGATCCCTTCTGGCTGCATTTCCTCCACCGCTGGTGGGCCTGGGTTGCCGTGGCGGCGTTGGTGGTCATGGCGCGCAAGCTACGCCCGCTCGACCGGCGTGCCTCGGTGGCGATCCATTCGGCCTTCGGCGTGCAGATCATCCTTGGCATTGCCACCGTGATGACGGGCGTCGAATTGTGGATCGCCGTGGCCCATCAGCTTGTCGGCGCACTGCTGGTGGCGAGCTTTGCCTGGGGTTCGCACGTGCTGGGGCGCCGCGCATGA
- the rplM gene encoding 50S ribosomal protein L13: MKALTRTTRSIKPAEVEKNWHVIDAEGLVVGRLATIIANLLRGKHKPSYTPHVDCGDHVVVINAGKVQFTGNKAGKKHYYKHTGYAGGIKDVTADKVLAGRFPERVLEKAVERMVPRGPLGRAQMRNLHLYNGTEHPHDGQQPTVLDVASMNRKNKVSA; the protein is encoded by the coding sequence ATGAAGGCGCTGACCAGGACCACACGGTCGATCAAGCCGGCCGAGGTCGAGAAGAACTGGCATGTTATCGATGCCGAGGGGCTGGTTGTCGGCCGCCTCGCCACGATCATCGCCAATCTCCTCCGCGGCAAGCACAAGCCGAGCTACACTCCGCACGTCGATTGTGGTGACCACGTCGTCGTGATCAACGCGGGCAAGGTGCAGTTCACCGGCAACAAGGCCGGCAAGAAGCACTATTACAAGCACACCGGCTACGCCGGCGGCATCAAGGACGTAACCGCAGACAAGGTTCTGGCCGGTCGCTTCCCCGAGCGCGTGCTGGAAAAGGCTGTCGAGCGCATGGTGCCGCGCGGTCCGCTGGGCCGGGCGCAGATGCGCAACCTGCACCTCTACAACGGCACCGAGCACCCGCATGACGGCCAGCAGCCGACCGTGCTCGACGTTGCCTCGATGAACCGCAAGAACAAGGTGTCCGCATAA